In Vulpes lagopus strain Blue_001 chromosome 1, ASM1834538v1, whole genome shotgun sequence, a genomic segment contains:
- the LOC121486725 gene encoding cytochrome P450 2K6-like, translating to MTKASKQHFPPGPRPLPIIGNLHILNLKRPYQTMLELSQKYGSIYSIQMGPKKVVVLSGYETVKDALVNYGDQFGERSQVPIFERLFEGKGIVFSHGETWKTMRRFSLATLRNFGMGKRIIEDTIIEECQHLIWSFESHRGKPFEVKTVMNASVANVIVSVLLGKRFDYQDTQFLRLLTLIGENVKLIGGPRIALFNMFPVLGFLLKSHKTVLRNRDELFAFIRMTFLDHQHKFDKNDPRSFIDAFLVRQQEEKDTSTTYFSDENLVALVSNLFAAGTETTATTLCWALLLMMRYPEVQKKVCDEITKVVGSAQPRITHRTQMPYTDAVIHEVQRFANILPTGLPHATTTNVMFKNYYIPKGTEVITLLTSVLRDQTQWEKPDTFNPNHFLSSTGKFIKKEAFMPFSLGRRMCAGESLAKMELFLFFTSLMQKFTFQPPPGVSHLDLDLTPDIGFTTRPMPHKICALLRA from the exons CTCTCCCAGAAATATGGCTCCATTTACAGCATCCAAATGGGTCCAAAGAAGGTGGTGGTACTCTCTGGATATGAGACAGTAAAAGATGCCCTTGTCAATTATGGCGATCAATTTGGGGAACGATCTCAAGTGCCCATATTTGAAAGACTTTTTGAAGGAAAAG GAATTGTTTTCTCTCACGGTGAAACCTGGAAAACTATGAGAAGATTCAGTTTGGCCACCTTACGGAACTTTGGAATGGGCAAGCGGATCATAGAAGATACCATTATAGAGGAATGCCAACATCTCATATGGAGCTTTGAGTCTCACAGAG GAAAACCCTTTGAGGTCAAAACAGTAATGAATGCTTCTGTTGCTAATGTCATCGTGTCAGTGTTGCTCGGAAAACGGTTTGATTACCAAGACACCCAATTCCTGAGACTCTTAACCTTGATTGGTGAAAATGTGAAGCTCATTGGAGGTCCTAGGATTGCG CTTTTCAATATGTTTCCAGTTTTGGGGTTCCTCCTAAAAAGTCATAAGACAGTACTCAGGAATAGAGatgaattatttgcttttataagGATGACTTTCCTAGATCATCAgcataaatttgacaaaaatgaTCCAAGAAGTTTCATTGATGCCTTTTTGGTCAGACAGCAGGAG gAGAAAGATACATCTACAACCTATTTCAGTGATGAAAATCTGGTGGCACTTGTTAGTAACCTCTTTGCGGCTGGTACAGAGACCACGGCCACCACGCTGTGCTGGGCACTTCTGCTCATGATGCGATATCCTGAGGTCCAGA AAAAGGTCTGTGATGAGATCACCAAAGTTGTGGGGTCAGCTCAGCCTCGGATTACACATCGAACTCAAATGCCATACACAGATGCTGTCATTCACGAAGTACAGAGATTTGCTAATATCCTGCCCACAGGCTTACCACATGCAACAACCACAAACGTtatgtttaaaaattactatatcCCCAAG GGCACTGAGGTCATCACTTTGCTGACCTCTGTACTTCGGGACCAAACACAGTGGGAAAAGCCAGACACATTTAATCCCAACCATTTCCTCAGTTCTACTGGAAAGTTTATCAAGAAAGAAGCGTTCATGCCCTTTTCACTGG GTCGCCGGATGTGTGCTGGTGAGTCACTGGCCAAGATGGAGCTTTTCTTGTTCTTCACCAGCCTCATGCAGAAGTTCACCTTCCAGCCACCCCCTGGGGTCTCCCATCTGGACCTGGACCTAACTCCCGACATTGGCTTCACCACTCGACCAATGCCTCATAAGATATGTGCCCTGCTCCGGGCCTAG